A single region of the Nicotiana sylvestris chromosome 6, ASM39365v2, whole genome shotgun sequence genome encodes:
- the LOC138870340 gene encoding uncharacterized protein, protein MNAHQAFDDGTNDDTDDIDQTEPVGALNAIVSSIYEALAGTSAGIRKKKDLCPSTKKGKKKADEKNPSKQEMTLMFIEMKVNGKPIRAMIDTGATHNYLASTQVERLGLVVGKGRGSVKAINSPPHPVGGIAKEVPVMLGPYEGKFNLRVVIIDDFELIVGLEFLRQINTMPVPYADMLLMMGANGTKPCIIPCMPMKMAMENISALQLKKGVKRHEPTFLATLCIEDVECSSGPILEPVKELLLEFEDVMPQDMPKRLPPRRIVDHEIELVPGVKPPARAPYRMSQPELTELRRQLTEMLDTGIIVPSKSPYGSPVIFQKKHDGNL, encoded by the coding sequence ATGAACGCCCATCAAGCCTTTGATGATGGGACAAATGACGACACAGATGATATAGACCAGACCGAGCCAGTAGGTGCCTTAAATGCAATAGTTAGCTCCATTTATGAGGCCTTAGCGGGAACCAGTGCTGGCatccgtaagaagaaggaccTCTGCCCAagcaccaagaaagggaaaaagaaggcggatgagAAGAATCCTTctaaacaagagatgaccttaaTGTTCATTGAGATGAAGGTaaatggcaagcccattcgggcgatgatagacacgggtgctacccacaactacttagcctcgactcaggtggagcgccttggtctagtTGTAGGAAAGGGCAGAGGtagtgtcaaggctatcaactcacctcctCATCCAGTGGGTGGGATAGCCAAAGAAGTACCAGTGATgcttggcccttacgaaggaaaattcaacctgcgtgtggtgatcatagatgacttcgagttgatagttggattggaattcctgaggcaaatcaacaccatgcctgtaccatatgctgacatgttactgatgatgggagcaaaCGGGACCAAGCCCTGCATTATCCCGTGCATGCCTATGAAGATGGCCATggaaaacatctcggccttgcagttgaagaagggggtgAAAAGACATGAACCTACGTTCTTAGCAACCCTCTGCATTGAAGATGTAGAATGCTCCTCGGGTCCCATTCTTGAGcccgtgaaggagctactactagagtttgaagatgtcatgccacaagacatgccaaagcgactTCCGCCTAGGCGCATTGTGGACCATGAAATTGAGCTGGTGCCAGGCGTGAAGCCACCCGCCCGggcgccttacagaatgtcacaacccgaactcaccgagcttcggagacaattgacggaaatgctagacacagggatcatcgtgccctccaaatccccatacgggtcccctgtgatattccaaaagaaacatgatggcaATCTATGA
- the LOC138870341 gene encoding uncharacterized protein, giving the protein MSKSPRAASFSKEWKRNLEIVWSYLVKAQKWMKRHVDQNRRFVEYHVGDKVMVKIPKRYLFAGVHDPRLLQKYIGPLSIERHIGKVVYRVDTPAWWKIHPIFHVSLLKHFREDTKDPSRSQLTIPSIRGPNSTGERRVEAILDDRVIHASRKDHQEFLVKWQDCDAEENT; this is encoded by the coding sequence atgtctaaatctcctcgagctgctagtTTCTCAAAAGAGTGGAAGCGAAATTTGGAGATAGTGtggagctatcttgtcaaggctcaaaagTGGATGAAGAGACATGTTGAtcagaatcgtcgctttgttgaataccacgtaggagacaaagtgatggtcaaaattccaaagcgTTACTTATTTGCgggggtccatgaccctcgcctattgcaaaaatacattggacccttgtccattgaaaggcaCATTGGGAAAGTTGTataccgggtggataccccagcttggtggaaaattcatcctATCTTCCATGTCAGCCTCTTGAAACATTTTCGGGAAGACACGAAGGATCCTTCACGGAGCCAactcacaatacccagtattcgagggcccaattcaaccggggaaaggcgtgttgaagctattcttgatgatagagtgattcatgcctcaaggaaagatcatcaagagttcttggtgaaatggcaggaCTGTGATGCAGAGGAGAACACTTAG